Proteins co-encoded in one Synechococcus elongatus PCC 6301 genomic window:
- a CDS encoding YlqD family protein, with amino-acid sequence MTLGTPLQLKRTINVKAIVTPTWKQEAQNALQGQLGQVDAQIQQLDLQGQAAINEIRSQSANPVHPNVLQQIDNIQIQVNQQKTQLLEQKNQILQQLQQVQTVNLEEEVNQGQIESFFELHPGDNLIEKMQVEIVLRDGVVVEIRGNA; translated from the coding sequence ATGACCCTCGGTACTCCTCTGCAGCTAAAGCGGACGATCAATGTCAAAGCGATCGTGACGCCGACTTGGAAGCAAGAAGCCCAAAATGCACTGCAGGGCCAGCTCGGTCAAGTGGATGCGCAGATTCAACAGTTGGATTTGCAGGGGCAAGCAGCAATCAACGAAATTCGCAGCCAAAGTGCCAATCCAGTGCATCCGAATGTGTTGCAACAGATTGACAACATTCAGATTCAAGTCAATCAGCAAAAAACGCAGCTGCTTGAGCAGAAGAATCAAATTCTCCAGCAACTGCAACAAGTACAAACGGTCAACTTAGAAGAAGAAGTCAACCAAGGTCAAATTGAGAGCTTCTTTGAGCTGCATCCGGGCGATAACTTGATTGAAAAAATGCAAGTTGAAATCGTGCTGCGCGATGGTGTTGTTGTTGAGATTCGCGGTAATGCTTAG
- a CDS encoding BamA/TamA family outer membrane protein, protein MLKSNQAQRLALSVYCATAIAIAASPARAETKATPTPAKPATAGFAIEGPTALPQPAAAEIPPLPLAQTSPTNEGGAPPAATPTPATPPASTPAPTTPPTTPPAPAAEQPAPAEPQVLVSEVQIVGVAGNPDEAQLLDAIYGAIRTQAGATSTRTQLQNDVNAIFGTGLFSNVQVLPEDTPLGVQITFVVEPNPVLSKIELDGARVLPDSVIQETFKDDYGKILNLQTLQARIRTLNTWYRENGYVLAQVVDASRISPNGEVTLRVAEGVISELIVRFQNAEGRSTDEEGNPIRGKTRPFIVTREYSFKEGDVFNRPQAEAGLRRIFGLGLFSDVRLNLEPDPRDPTKVVVVTNVQESSTGNFSAGVGFSDASGLFGTIGLQEQNFGGNNQKLGFQLSVGLRQALFDISFSDPWIAGDPFRSSYSVNVFRSAELALQFTNGPIDVNLPNGNSIITQRTGTQILFTLPQADPYTRPEWTLFGGVSFNVVDITDINGNAFAQDEFGNPLTASGGSQDTLFGLIFGAVRDTRDNVATPTRGSLFRFNVDQFLPITANGVFYNRIRAGYSFYVPIRLLRFQEGCRKDNPTAEECPQTLAFNIQAGTALGNLPPYEAFCIGGVNTVRGYEECGLASGRSFVVASAEYRFPIISQFLGGALFADAGTSLGSDSAVIGAPAVIRGKPGGGVGYGFGVRIATPVGPVRLDLGFTPDQGNRIQFAIGEKF, encoded by the coding sequence ATGTTGAAATCCAATCAGGCGCAACGCCTAGCTTTAAGCGTCTACTGTGCCACCGCGATCGCGATCGCTGCGTCACCGGCTCGGGCTGAGACAAAAGCAACGCCGACCCCCGCGAAGCCAGCCACTGCTGGTTTTGCGATCGAAGGACCGACGGCATTACCTCAACCCGCTGCTGCAGAGATTCCGCCGCTCCCACTAGCGCAAACATCTCCTACGAATGAGGGCGGTGCTCCGCCGGCTGCTACGCCCACGCCAGCAACGCCACCGGCATCGACTCCTGCTCCTACCACTCCGCCGACAACCCCGCCAGCACCTGCGGCAGAGCAGCCTGCTCCGGCTGAGCCCCAGGTGCTCGTGTCAGAGGTTCAAATCGTTGGGGTTGCTGGTAATCCTGACGAAGCCCAGCTCCTCGACGCTATCTACGGCGCTATTCGCACCCAAGCGGGAGCTACCTCAACGAGGACTCAACTCCAGAACGATGTCAATGCCATCTTTGGTACTGGCTTGTTCAGTAACGTCCAAGTATTGCCCGAGGATACGCCTCTCGGAGTTCAGATCACCTTTGTGGTCGAACCGAATCCCGTCCTGAGCAAGATCGAATTGGATGGGGCGCGGGTCTTGCCCGACTCAGTCATTCAAGAAACATTCAAGGATGATTACGGCAAAATTCTGAACCTGCAAACCCTGCAGGCTCGGATTCGGACCCTGAACACTTGGTACCGCGAAAACGGCTATGTGCTGGCCCAGGTGGTGGATGCTTCGCGCATCAGCCCCAACGGGGAAGTCACGCTGCGGGTCGCTGAAGGGGTAATCAGCGAGCTGATCGTTCGTTTCCAAAACGCGGAAGGGCGATCGACCGATGAAGAGGGCAATCCGATTCGTGGTAAGACACGGCCCTTCATCGTCACGCGGGAATATTCCTTCAAGGAAGGCGATGTCTTCAATCGCCCCCAAGCCGAAGCAGGGCTGCGGCGCATCTTTGGCCTCGGTCTGTTCAGTGATGTTCGCCTCAACCTTGAGCCCGACCCCCGCGACCCGACCAAGGTTGTGGTCGTCACCAACGTCCAGGAAAGCTCGACGGGGAACTTTTCTGCTGGTGTCGGCTTTAGTGACGCCAGCGGTCTGTTCGGCACCATTGGCCTTCAGGAGCAGAACTTTGGCGGCAACAACCAAAAGCTGGGCTTCCAGCTCTCGGTGGGTCTGCGTCAGGCCTTGTTTGATATCAGCTTCAGTGATCCCTGGATTGCGGGCGACCCCTTCCGCTCCTCCTACAGCGTCAATGTGTTCCGCAGTGCGGAGCTAGCGCTCCAGTTCACGAACGGCCCGATCGATGTCAATTTGCCCAATGGCAACAGCATCATCACTCAGCGAACCGGAACCCAAATTCTGTTCACTCTTCCCCAGGCTGATCCCTACACACGGCCGGAATGGACTCTATTTGGAGGTGTCAGCTTCAACGTCGTTGACATTACCGACATCAACGGCAATGCCTTTGCCCAAGATGAGTTTGGGAATCCGCTAACAGCTTCCGGGGGGTCGCAAGACACCTTGTTTGGACTGATCTTTGGGGCGGTTCGTGATACTCGCGATAACGTTGCTACGCCGACTCGCGGTAGTCTTTTCCGCTTCAACGTCGATCAGTTCCTCCCGATCACTGCCAATGGGGTGTTCTACAACCGGATTCGAGCTGGCTACAGCTTCTACGTGCCCATCCGCTTGCTGCGCTTCCAAGAGGGCTGCCGTAAGGACAATCCGACTGCTGAAGAATGTCCGCAAACTTTGGCTTTCAATATCCAGGCAGGCACTGCCCTAGGTAACTTACCACCCTATGAGGCGTTCTGCATCGGGGGCGTCAACACCGTGCGGGGCTACGAAGAATGCGGCCTGGCCAGTGGGCGGAGCTTTGTTGTCGCCAGTGCGGAGTATCGCTTCCCGATCATCAGCCAGTTCCTTGGTGGAGCTCTGTTCGCCGATGCTGGCACTTCCTTGGGGAGCGACAGTGCTGTCATTGGTGCGCCGGCGGTCATCCGGGGGAAACCGGGCGGTGGCGTTGGCTATGGGTTTG
- the gluQRS gene encoding tRNA glutamyl-Q(34) synthetase GluQRS, with amino-acid sequence MAIAPRGRFAPTPSGDLHLGSLVAAVGSYLHVRSQCGTWLLRIDDLDAPRVVPGASDRIQTCLEAFGLHWDEVVYFQQPQQEHYQAALEQLTATGRVYRCQCSRKQLSQSGDSVSVDGSLRYPGFCRDRQLSSEIEGSDRLNVQNLPAIALEDAWQGRYQQDLAQAVGDFILRRRDRLFSYHLATVVDDARQGITEVIRGLDLLASTPRQIALQQLLNLPTPHYGHLPLVVWPNGDKLSKQTKAPPLDLRQAPALLSQAIGHLGLAMPSDLQGAPVGEQLAWAIAHFPAPRLSKQPDSLS; translated from the coding sequence GTGGCGATCGCGCCTCGCGGTCGGTTTGCTCCAACCCCCAGCGGCGATCTGCATCTGGGATCCTTGGTGGCAGCGGTTGGCAGCTATCTCCATGTCCGCAGTCAGTGCGGGACTTGGCTGCTGCGGATTGATGATCTGGATGCGCCTCGTGTGGTCCCCGGTGCCAGCGATCGCATTCAGACTTGTCTCGAAGCCTTTGGACTGCACTGGGATGAAGTGGTCTATTTCCAGCAGCCTCAGCAGGAGCATTACCAAGCAGCCTTGGAGCAGTTGACTGCAACTGGTCGGGTCTATCGCTGTCAGTGCAGCCGCAAGCAGTTGTCCCAATCTGGCGACTCAGTCTCTGTAGATGGATCACTACGCTATCCGGGCTTCTGTCGCGATCGCCAGCTCTCCAGTGAGATCGAGGGGAGCGATCGCCTCAACGTCCAAAATTTGCCCGCGATCGCCCTCGAAGATGCCTGGCAGGGTCGCTATCAGCAGGATCTCGCGCAGGCTGTCGGCGACTTTATTTTGCGGCGGCGCGATCGCCTCTTTAGCTACCACCTCGCTACGGTCGTGGACGATGCCCGGCAAGGCATTACGGAAGTGATTCGCGGCCTTGATTTGCTGGCCTCTACACCCCGCCAAATTGCCCTGCAACAGCTCCTGAATTTACCGACGCCCCACTATGGTCATCTGCCCTTGGTCGTCTGGCCGAATGGCGACAAGCTCAGTAAGCAAACCAAGGCGCCGCCACTCGATCTTCGCCAAGCACCAGCCCTACTCTCCCAAGCGATCGGGCATCTCGGACTCGCCATGCCATCAGACCTACAAGGGGCGCCAGTTGGTGAACAACTGGCTTGGGCGATCGCTCACTTTCCAGCGCCTAGACTAAGCAAGCAGCCTGATTCGCTCTCATGA
- the nblS gene encoding two-component system sensor histidine kinase NblS, which produces MLALWQQLRDTLTRWWADFTLQTKLMAIATLVVSLIMSGLTFWAVNSIQEDARLNDTRFGRDLGLLLAANATPLIADEDIAGLTRFSYRFYRSTSSVRYLLYADTEGEIYLGIPFSQSEVRNSLTIQRRIQLPPDYLRQGDRPYVRQHLTPAGLVTDVFVPLFQNDRYLGVLAIGTNPSPAVVASSGLTRDVTIAVFITIWVMVIVGAVFNALIITRPIRELVEGVRSIASGNFKQRIDLPPSGELGELIASFNDMAEQLEGYAAQNIDELTSEKAKLETLVSTIADGALLLDADLNLVLVNPAAIRIFGWEGRSLKGDDVIDHLPSPLAQELHDPLKAIANGDREAVELRLTLPERSNRTVRILVSNVLDTARANVKGIAVTVQDITREVELNEAKSQFISNVSHELRTPLFNIKSFIETLHDYGDDLSEEERREFLSTANHETDRLTRLVNDVLDPSWLESNRRYNFEGIDLVQPIEQTLRTYQLNAREKGIELRSEIARDLPAVRANYDLLLQVFANLVGNALKFTASGGCVAMRAYLVGQPLRTEAVNHSEIVSSLPNIRIEINDTGIGIDAEDQEAIFDRFFRVENRVHTLEGTGLGLSIVRNIVEKHQSRIHLISEVGIGTTFWFDLPIYQPEEAIAAPAKPEAITATNGTEVSVSTG; this is translated from the coding sequence ATGCTGGCCCTTTGGCAACAACTGCGCGATACGCTGACCCGCTGGTGGGCAGATTTCACCCTGCAAACCAAGCTGATGGCGATCGCCACTTTGGTCGTCTCGCTGATTATGAGCGGGCTGACTTTTTGGGCCGTCAATAGCATTCAAGAAGATGCGCGGCTCAATGACACCCGCTTTGGGCGCGACTTGGGCCTGTTGCTAGCTGCCAACGCCACACCCTTGATTGCCGACGAGGACATCGCTGGGCTAACCCGCTTTTCCTACCGTTTCTATCGCAGCACCAGCAGCGTCCGCTATCTGCTCTATGCCGATACGGAAGGTGAAATCTATCTCGGCATTCCTTTCTCACAATCAGAAGTCCGCAACTCCCTCACGATCCAGCGCCGCATTCAACTGCCCCCTGACTACCTGCGTCAGGGCGATCGCCCCTACGTGCGGCAGCATTTGACTCCGGCCGGTCTGGTTACGGATGTATTTGTGCCGCTGTTCCAAAACGATCGCTATTTGGGGGTGCTAGCGATCGGCACGAACCCGAGTCCAGCAGTGGTGGCTTCGTCGGGCTTGACCCGCGATGTGACGATCGCGGTGTTCATCACGATTTGGGTCATGGTGATCGTCGGGGCAGTCTTCAATGCCTTGATCATCACGCGCCCCATTCGCGAGTTGGTGGAGGGCGTCCGCAGCATTGCTTCTGGAAACTTTAAGCAGCGCATCGACCTGCCCCCCAGCGGTGAACTTGGGGAACTGATCGCCAGCTTCAATGACATGGCGGAACAGCTAGAGGGCTATGCCGCCCAGAACATCGATGAATTAACTTCCGAAAAAGCCAAGCTGGAGACCTTGGTTTCGACAATCGCAGATGGGGCCTTGCTATTGGATGCAGACCTCAACTTAGTGCTGGTCAATCCAGCCGCAATTCGCATTTTTGGGTGGGAAGGGCGATCGCTCAAAGGTGATGACGTGATCGATCACTTACCGTCACCCCTTGCCCAAGAATTGCATGATCCACTCAAGGCGATCGCGAATGGCGATCGCGAGGCAGTGGAGTTGCGGTTGACCTTGCCGGAACGCAGTAATCGCACCGTACGCATTTTGGTCAGTAATGTCTTGGATACAGCGCGGGCGAACGTGAAAGGCATTGCTGTCACGGTTCAAGACATCACCCGCGAAGTTGAACTGAATGAAGCCAAAAGTCAGTTCATTAGCAATGTCTCCCACGAGCTGCGAACGCCGCTGTTCAACATCAAGTCCTTCATCGAAACGCTGCATGATTACGGTGACGACCTGAGCGAAGAGGAGCGGCGCGAGTTCCTGTCAACGGCAAATCATGAAACCGATCGCCTCACCCGTCTGGTCAACGACGTCCTCGATCCGTCGTGGCTGGAGTCGAATCGTCGCTACAACTTCGAAGGCATCGATCTGGTTCAACCGATCGAGCAGACCCTGCGCACCTATCAGCTCAACGCCCGCGAGAAAGGGATTGAACTGCGATCAGAGATTGCCCGCGACCTGCCCGCCGTTCGCGCCAATTACGATCTGCTGCTCCAGGTTTTTGCCAACTTAGTCGGCAACGCCCTTAAGTTCACCGCTTCCGGCGGTTGCGTGGCAATGCGTGCCTATTTGGTGGGTCAGCCACTGCGTACAGAGGCAGTGAATCATTCTGAAATTGTCAGCTCACTGCCGAATATACGGATTGAAATCAACGACACTGGCATCGGCATTGATGCCGAAGATCAAGAGGCGATTTTCGATCGCTTTTTCCGGGTCGAAAACCGCGTCCACACCCTCGAAGGCACCGGCTTGGGGCTGTCGATTGTCCGTAATATTGTTGAGAAACATCAGAGCCGCATTCACTTAATTAGTGAAGTCGGAATTGGCACAACTTTCTGGTTTGACCTGCCGATTTATCAACCCGAGGAAGCGATCGCAGCACCCGCTAAGCCTGAGGCGATTACAGCAACGAATGGCACCGAAGTCAGCGTCAGCACCGGCTAG
- a CDS encoding tetratricopeptide repeat protein, whose protein sequence is MSGQRWMMGGTIALWLLGATPGIAQTPTDPDTGAPIPRAVLLDLTTGPNDPLLPSKLPTRGYTPLEKRAIREAIAQLLDAADGAANLQQDDLAFELRFRAIRLRQVLGLEEELPLLKLTGQQARTKNRSDEGQAIAKRLQQIEATTPDLSPAQQLDLAIAYREVRDFDNAIRLYRQLLTRAQAPSDRRDLLDALATCEFESFRYAAAAETYGALVALLTDNPLLDLGQTSQVQQARLGPRQEPSYSQREWAVRQQIFSLEQIQRYAEAIAIQQAELALIRPDLQPAWLLAIAANQQRSRQLVLAVETYQTVYRQALPLGQLAIARDALEALRDLYQEQNQTADAIAVYDLLLAQARNEGDLYGLMENYARLGRYQLRQGDRPAAEQALTQGQSISGQLGFVGPELTTLQTQLSASTPAQ, encoded by the coding sequence ATGAGTGGGCAGCGATGGATGATGGGCGGCACGATCGCCCTCTGGCTACTCGGTGCAACACCCGGGATTGCTCAGACCCCGACCGATCCCGACACTGGGGCTCCAATTCCCCGCGCGGTCTTACTCGATCTGACGACAGGGCCGAACGATCCGCTCCTGCCGTCCAAACTGCCGACACGGGGTTACACACCCTTAGAAAAACGAGCGATTCGAGAGGCGATCGCCCAACTCCTGGATGCGGCTGATGGGGCCGCCAACCTCCAGCAGGATGACTTGGCCTTTGAGTTGCGCTTCCGGGCGATCCGTTTGCGCCAAGTCTTGGGTCTCGAGGAAGAACTGCCCCTGCTCAAGCTGACTGGCCAGCAGGCGCGGACTAAAAATCGTTCCGATGAAGGTCAAGCGATTGCCAAGCGCCTGCAGCAGATTGAGGCGACAACCCCAGACCTCAGTCCGGCGCAGCAATTGGATCTAGCGATCGCCTACCGAGAGGTGCGGGACTTCGACAATGCTATTCGTCTCTATCGGCAACTGCTGACCCGGGCGCAAGCCCCTAGCGATCGCCGCGATTTGCTCGATGCTCTGGCGACCTGTGAGTTTGAGAGCTTTCGCTACGCCGCCGCTGCCGAAACCTACGGTGCGCTAGTTGCTCTTCTGACCGACAACCCACTCTTGGATCTTGGCCAGACTTCTCAAGTCCAGCAAGCGCGGCTTGGACCCCGTCAGGAACCCAGCTACAGTCAGCGGGAATGGGCGGTGCGGCAGCAAATTTTCAGTCTGGAGCAAATCCAACGCTATGCCGAAGCGATCGCGATTCAGCAAGCGGAATTGGCTTTGATCCGGCCTGACTTGCAACCGGCTTGGTTGCTGGCGATCGCGGCGAATCAACAGCGATCGCGTCAGTTGGTGCTTGCAGTGGAAACCTACCAGACGGTCTATCGGCAGGCACTGCCTCTCGGTCAGTTGGCGATCGCACGGGATGCACTGGAAGCTCTGCGCGATCTTTACCAAGAACAGAACCAAACGGCTGATGCGATCGCGGTCTATGACCTGCTGCTAGCCCAAGCGCGCAATGAGGGTGATCTCTATGGCTTGATGGAAAACTACGCGCGACTGGGGCGATACCAACTCCGTCAGGGCGATCGCCCGGCGGCGGAACAGGCGCTGACCCAAGGTCAAAGCATCTCGGGGCAGTTGGGCTTTGTGGGCCCTGAACTGACGACTCTCCAGACGCAGCTGAGCGCTTCCACCCCTGCACAGTAA
- the psaK gene encoding photosystem I reaction center subunit PsaK gives MLPVLAAIPQTVAWSPKVALVMILSNIVAIAIGKATIKIQNAGPALPSPQLFGGFGLPAVLATASFGHILGIGVILGLANIGNL, from the coding sequence ATGCTGCCGGTTTTAGCTGCAATTCCCCAAACTGTTGCTTGGAGCCCGAAAGTGGCTCTAGTGATGATTCTGAGCAACATCGTGGCGATCGCCATTGGCAAGGCCACTATCAAGATTCAGAATGCTGGTCCGGCTTTGCCTTCGCCCCAACTTTTTGGGGGTTTCGGTCTGCCTGCAGTCCTCGCGACCGCTAGCTTCGGTCACATTTTGGGCATTGGCGTCATCCTCGGCTTGGCCAACATCGGCAATCTCTAA
- a CDS encoding S-methyl-5'-thioadenosine phosphorylase, protein MTQVRIGIIGGSGLYRMEALKDVEEVRVETAFGDPSDALIVGNLDGVPVAFLARHGRHHQLLPTEVPYRANILAMKQLGVEYILSASAVGSLQAEIAPLDLVIPDQFIDRTFARPSTFFGNGLVGHVTFGDPFCPALSQLLAEAVSLAEIPEIKLHQGGTYVCMEGPAFSTKAESQLYRSWGAQIIGMTNLTEAKLAREAEIAYATLALVTDYDCWHPDHDSVTVEMVIANLHKNATNAQKVVRSAVGLLSDRWPESAAHEALRYALMTPPEHVPAETRQRLALLLQKYWG, encoded by the coding sequence ATGACTCAAGTACGGATCGGCATCATTGGGGGAAGCGGCCTCTACCGAATGGAAGCCCTCAAGGACGTGGAAGAAGTCCGGGTTGAGACTGCTTTTGGCGATCCATCCGACGCGCTGATCGTCGGCAACCTTGATGGCGTTCCGGTTGCGTTTCTGGCACGCCACGGCCGCCACCATCAGCTCCTGCCCACCGAAGTGCCCTACCGCGCCAACATTTTGGCGATGAAGCAGCTGGGTGTGGAATACATTCTTTCGGCCTCAGCAGTGGGTTCCCTTCAGGCTGAGATCGCCCCACTCGATCTGGTCATTCCCGATCAATTTATCGATCGCACTTTTGCGCGGCCTTCGACCTTCTTTGGCAACGGTCTCGTTGGTCACGTCACCTTTGGCGACCCCTTCTGTCCTGCCCTGAGTCAACTACTGGCCGAAGCTGTCAGTCTGGCGGAAATCCCGGAAATCAAACTGCATCAGGGCGGCACCTACGTTTGTATGGAAGGGCCAGCATTTTCGACCAAGGCGGAGTCACAGCTGTACCGCAGTTGGGGTGCCCAGATTATCGGCATGACCAATTTGACGGAAGCGAAGCTGGCACGGGAAGCCGAAATTGCCTACGCAACCTTGGCGCTAGTTACCGATTACGACTGCTGGCACCCCGACCACGACAGTGTCACGGTCGAGATGGTGATTGCCAATTTGCATAAAAATGCGACCAATGCTCAGAAAGTGGTGCGGTCGGCGGTGGGTCTGCTCAGCGATCGCTGGCCAGAATCGGCTGCCCATGAGGCCCTCCGCTACGCACTGATGACTCCGCCCGAGCATGTGCCAGCCGAAACTCGGCAGCGTTTGGCACTACTCCTGCAGAAATACTGGGGCTAG
- the purD gene encoding phosphoribosylamine--glycine ligase, whose product MKILVVGNGGREHALVWKLAQSPTVEAIVCVPGNGGTAGAAKCRNHALNALDGEALADLCAREGLGLAVIGPEAPLAAGVADFLRDRGIAVFGPSQAGAQIEASKAWAKALMAEANIPTATAAVFTNAAAALDYVCQQGAPIVVKADGLAAGKGVVVAQTLAEAEAAIVASFEGAFGAAGQTVVIEECLTGPEISVLAFTDGQTIRPLKVAQDHKRIGEGDTGLNTGGMGAYAPAPLATPELLAQVQAQVLEPALATLRDRGIDYRGILYAGLMLTPAGPKVIEFNCRFGDPETQSVLPLLATPLVDVLLACAEGRLADLPELEWHDAVSACVVLAAGGYPGDYAKGDRIDGLAAAEAAGAVVFHAGTNAVDDEIQTAGGRVLNVVATAADFDAAFTKVYQALESIQFRDRYYRRDVGWQVRSSGAAATTHES is encoded by the coding sequence GTGAAAATTCTTGTTGTCGGTAACGGGGGCCGCGAGCATGCCCTCGTCTGGAAGCTAGCTCAATCGCCGACCGTTGAGGCGATTGTCTGTGTCCCCGGTAACGGCGGCACTGCCGGCGCAGCCAAGTGCCGGAACCATGCGCTCAATGCCTTGGATGGTGAGGCCTTGGCTGACCTCTGTGCCCGCGAAGGTTTGGGTCTAGCCGTCATTGGACCGGAAGCACCACTGGCAGCGGGGGTCGCGGATTTCCTGCGCGATCGCGGCATCGCAGTCTTTGGGCCAAGCCAAGCCGGTGCGCAAATCGAAGCCAGCAAAGCTTGGGCGAAAGCCCTGATGGCTGAGGCAAATATTCCCACGGCGACAGCAGCAGTCTTTACCAATGCGGCGGCAGCCTTGGACTACGTGTGCCAGCAGGGTGCACCGATCGTGGTTAAAGCCGATGGCCTCGCGGCGGGTAAAGGTGTGGTTGTGGCCCAAACGCTGGCGGAAGCAGAAGCCGCGATCGTGGCCTCATTTGAGGGCGCCTTTGGAGCCGCCGGGCAGACGGTGGTGATTGAAGAATGTCTGACGGGGCCGGAAATTTCCGTGCTGGCCTTCACCGATGGCCAGACGATTCGCCCCCTGAAGGTGGCACAGGATCACAAGCGCATTGGGGAAGGTGATACGGGCCTGAACACGGGTGGCATGGGGGCTTACGCACCCGCTCCCCTCGCAACGCCTGAGCTTTTGGCGCAAGTGCAGGCCCAGGTGCTCGAACCAGCACTGGCAACTCTGCGCGATCGCGGCATTGACTATCGCGGCATTCTCTATGCCGGTTTGATGTTGACCCCAGCAGGGCCGAAGGTCATTGAGTTCAACTGCCGCTTTGGTGACCCTGAAACTCAATCGGTGCTGCCGTTGCTGGCGACGCCGTTGGTGGATGTCCTGCTTGCTTGTGCCGAAGGTCGCTTGGCCGATTTGCCGGAGCTAGAATGGCACGATGCAGTCTCGGCCTGTGTGGTCCTGGCAGCAGGCGGCTATCCCGGAGACTATGCCAAAGGCGATCGCATTGACGGGCTAGCCGCTGCGGAAGCCGCAGGGGCCGTGGTTTTCCATGCCGGCACCAACGCCGTGGATGACGAAATTCAAACGGCAGGCGGGCGGGTGTTGAACGTCGTGGCAACGGCTGCTGACTTTGACGCTGCTTTTACCAAGGTCTATCAAGCCTTGGAGTCAATTCAGTTCCGCGATCGCTACTACCGGCGGGATGTTGGTTGGCAAGTGCGATCGAGCGGGGCGGCAGCGACAACCCACGAATCGTAA
- the purC gene encoding phosphoribosylaminoimidazolesuccinocarboxamide synthase, with amino-acid sequence MSAPLYEGKAKIVYATDDPQVYRTYFKDDATAFNAQKRGQISGKGAINCAVSSYLFRVLAQAGVTNHFIEQISEREMRVQAVEIVPLEVVVRNLAAGSLCKQTGIAEGTAIAPPLVEFYLKDDALGDPLLTPDRLRLLQVATEAEVQHLQGAALQVNTLLQAFFNRCGITLVDFKLEFGRDRQGQILLADEISPDTCRLWDQQEIDPEKRILDKDRFRRDLGNVEAAYARVLELVTQQAEL; translated from the coding sequence ATGAGCGCTCCCCTCTACGAAGGCAAAGCCAAAATTGTCTATGCCACCGATGATCCCCAGGTGTATCGGACCTATTTCAAGGACGATGCCACCGCCTTTAATGCCCAAAAGCGGGGTCAAATCAGTGGCAAAGGGGCGATTAATTGCGCTGTCTCCAGCTACCTGTTCCGAGTGCTAGCCCAGGCAGGGGTCACCAATCACTTCATTGAGCAGATTTCTGAGCGGGAAATGCGGGTCCAAGCGGTTGAGATCGTGCCCTTGGAAGTGGTGGTGCGCAATCTGGCCGCCGGTAGCCTTTGCAAGCAAACGGGGATTGCAGAAGGAACTGCGATCGCACCGCCCTTGGTCGAGTTTTATCTCAAAGATGATGCCCTCGGTGATCCGCTGCTGACGCCCGATCGCCTACGGCTCTTACAAGTTGCCACTGAGGCAGAAGTCCAGCACCTGCAAGGGGCTGCTTTGCAAGTCAATACGTTGCTGCAGGCCTTTTTCAACCGCTGTGGCATTACCTTAGTGGACTTCAAACTGGAATTTGGTCGCGATCGCCAAGGTCAAATCCTGCTAGCCGATGAGATTAGCCCAGATACCTGCCGCCTCTGGGATCAGCAGGAAATCGATCCAGAAAAGCGCATCCTAGACAAGGATCGCTTCCGTCGCGACCTCGGTAACGTCGAAGCGGCCTACGCTCGCGTTTTGGAATTAGTGACCCAGCAAGCTGAGTTGTAA
- a CDS encoding DUF3593 domain-containing protein, translating into MNKETLFALSLFPYLGFLWFATRSGQFPKLALWGFYGTLVFVAVTIPAGIYAQVHYGESLANVDWLHGSAEVFLTLSNILVALGFRQRFLENQADRDRNL; encoded by the coding sequence ATGAACAAAGAGACTCTGTTTGCGCTCTCTCTCTTTCCGTATTTGGGCTTTCTCTGGTTTGCAACGCGATCGGGGCAATTTCCCAAGCTGGCGCTTTGGGGCTTCTATGGCACCTTGGTCTTCGTGGCGGTGACGATTCCGGCAGGAATTTACGCCCAAGTCCACTACGGCGAAAGTTTGGCCAATGTAGACTGGCTGCATGGTAGTGCAGAAGTCTTTCTGACCCTCAGCAATATCTTGGTGGCACTGGGCTTTCGGCAACGATTCCTGGAGAACCAAGCCGATCGCGATCGCAATCTGTAA